The Deinococcus sp. KNUC1210 nucleotide sequence GCACCCCCGAGGAAGACACCCAGACCGAGTAAGCGAACAGCTGTGCAGGAGGAAGGAGACCATGTTCGTCTCCTTCCTCCTTTTTTGGCGCTGATTCACCGGGCCGCTTTGTCCCGCCTCTCCCCTGCTAGCCTGCCGGTATGACGCTCTCCTCCGTTCCCCAGCCTGCCGAACCCCAGGGCCGCGCCACACCGCTTCATTTTGTGCTGGGATACGCCGCCGGAGTGGGGCTGTACTTTCTGGTGAGGGCGCTGGGCGGCCTGAATCCCAGTGCCTGCCAGGGACAGACGGTGGTGGCCCTGCTGGTGCCGCTGCTGCTCGGGCCGGGTGGCCTGGGCCTGACCGCCAGCCAGTGGAACCGCCCACCCCGCGCGATCTTCGGGCTGGGGCTGGTGGTGGCCTCGCTGTTTCCGGCGCTGTTCCTGGCATCGCGCGATATCGCCAATCTCAGAAATTTCGGCTGCGCGGGCGGCTACGTGGTCATCAGCCCGGTGGGAGGCAAGGGCCTTTCCGAGATGACGCTGAAGGCAGGCGAAACGCGCAGGCTGGAACTGCGGGTCGGCGGCTTCGACGTGAAAACCCGGGCCGACGCCTTCGAGCTGAAAGCCGACGCCACCAATCCGCTGCGCTCTGCGGTGCCGCCGCTGAAGGTGACGCTGGAGCGCAGCAGCGGGGTGAAGCTGGGCCAGGAAGTGCCGCTGACCATCGCGGCCGATGCGGGCGGCCCGACCCAGCAGTACACCGTGAACGTGAACGTGGTGCAGGCGGGGGGCAGGACCGCCAGCGGCAGCGTCACGGTCAATGTGGAAGGCGTCAAATGAAGACGGTACACCCTGCCTTGACCTGCCCGCTCAACTCTGATCTTGTGAGCATATGAGCATCCCCAGCGTGGGCGACCAACGTTCCCAGAGTGACCAGCAGCGCAAGGCCGACGACGTACAGGCGATGTTTGCGAGTATCGCGCCGCGCTACGACCTGCTCAACCGCCTGCTGAGTGCAGGCATCGACAGGGGCTGGCGTCGGGCCGCCGCCGAGGAAGCGCTGCTGCTGCATCCGGCACGCCTGCTGGACGTGGCGACCGGAACCGCCGATTTTGCGCTGGAACTTAAGCGCCGTTCCCCAGCGTGCGAGGTGATCGGCTCGGATTTCGTGCCGCAGATGCTGGCAATCGGGCGCGAGAAGGCCAGGGCGCAGCATCTGGATATTCGGCTGGAAGAGGGCGACGCGCTGAATCTGCCGTACCCCGACGCCAGTTTCGACACCATCACCTGCGCGTTCGGCTTCCGCAATTTCGCGGATTATGCACGCGGTCTGGCCGAGTTCTGGCGCGTGCTGAAACCGGGGGGCCGCTGCGTGATTCTGGAGTTTCCACCGCCCGCACCGGGGCTGTTCGGCAGCGTCTTCCGCTTCTACTTTCAGCATGTGCTGCCGCGCATCGGTGCTTTGATCAGCGGCAATGCGGGCGCGTATACCTATCTGCCCGAAAGCGTGCTCGCCTTTCCCACTCCGCAGCGGCTGGCACAGCTGATGGTGGCGACAGGATTTCGCACCCGCTACCGGCTGCTGACCTTCGGCATCGCGGCGGTGCATGTGGGCGACAAGCTGTAACGCAGGCCCGTGCTGCTGCGACCTCGTGGGAA carries:
- the ubiE gene encoding bifunctional demethylmenaquinone methyltransferase/2-methoxy-6-polyprenyl-1,4-benzoquinol methylase UbiE, translating into MSIPSVGDQRSQSDQQRKADDVQAMFASIAPRYDLLNRLLSAGIDRGWRRAAAEEALLLHPARLLDVATGTADFALELKRRSPACEVIGSDFVPQMLAIGREKARAQHLDIRLEEGDALNLPYPDASFDTITCAFGFRNFADYARGLAEFWRVLKPGGRCVILEFPPPAPGLFGSVFRFYFQHVLPRIGALISGNAGAYTYLPESVLAFPTPQRLAQLMVATGFRTRYRLLTFGIAAVHVGDKL